One genomic window of Stigmatopora nigra isolate UIUO_SnigA chromosome 13, RoL_Snig_1.1, whole genome shotgun sequence includes the following:
- the LOC144206791 gene encoding uncharacterized protein LOC144206791, which yields MLGRGVKRKRSCAQSPVTVSDEKRRCEGAEESSLAGDVRQHVLGLGLEKLRRSRTGTELSLRRSVLLVNTLRQIRDDMRDENQCGVPDLPILRDDLTCPSCAEAGPESPETAETLTHEAIFGAFSDAVNAVGYLADLAPDDIFEDIDTSMYESFDFSTGWGAGTLWPLGVSMWADQDDKSRASGRQSCAVDMNELDHIMEILVKS from the coding sequence ATGTTGGGTCGCGGCGTGAAGCGAAAGCGGAGTTGCGCCCAATCACCGGTCACAGTTTCCGACGAGAAACGAAGGTGTGAGGGCGCCGAGGAGTCGTCATTGGCCGGCGATGTTCGACAGCACGTGCTGGGCCTCGGCCTGGAGAAGCTGAGGCGCTCTCGGACCGGCACTGAGCTCAGCCTGCGGCGCTCGGTGCTACTCGTCAACACGCTGCGCCAGATCCGCGATGACATGCGGGACGAGAACCAGTGCGGCGTCCCCGACTTGCCTATATTGCGTGATGACCTCACATGTCCCAGCTGCGCAGAGGCTGGCCCGGAAAGTCCAGAAACAGCGGAAACATTGACACACGAGGCCATATTCGGCGCCTTTAGCGACGCGGTCAACGCCGTGGGTTACTTGGCCGACCTGGCGCCGGATGACATCTTCGAGGACATCGACACATCCATGTACGAAAGCTTTGACTTTTCCACGGGGTGGGGAGCGGGGACACTGTGGCCCCTGGGCGTGTCTATGTGGGCGGACCAAGATGATAAAAGCCGCGCCTCGGGTCGCCAGTCCTGTGCGGTGGACATGAACGAGCTGGATCACATCATGGAGATCTTGGTCAAATCCTGA